The Gloeobacter morelensis MG652769 genome contains the following window.
CTTGCCGAAGTTCATCGCCTGGCCGGGGCCGTTGGAGTTGCTCGAGCGGCGCAGCAGCAAAAACAGACCGCCCAAAAGCAAAATCGGGAAAAAGAGATTGCCCAAAATCCCCAAAAACGCGCCGCTGTTGTTGGGCGGCAGGGAGGCAAAATCGACCTTCTTGTCGCGCATCAGCCCATAGAGCTCATCGAGGTCGGAGGTCGGCAGGTTGACGCGAAAGCGCTGCGGAGCGGTGTCGGGAATGCTCGGGTCGGGGAGGATGGCGATGGCGATACGGCCACCTTCGAGGATATCAACCTTCTCCACCTTACCCTGCTTGATATAGCTCAAAAACTCGGTGTAGGAGAGGTTGGCGGTGGCCATGTTCGGGGAATCGCCCCGGGTCGCGCCGTTCGGCAAACTCTGCCACAGCAAAACCCCGATCAAAATCAGGGGAATGGCACCCAGTAAGAGCGTTTTCCAGGAAAATTTCATCTGCTGCTTACCCAAGGATTGGCTTCTTAATCTAACTTAACTCCTGGCTTCGGTTTCTACAACAAACTGGCTTTGCAGGCGAGTTTGGGGCGGGTTGTATCCGGGTGTAGCTGAATGGATTCGGGCCTTGGGGTAGGCTGGGGATCGGTGGCGCATGGCTGGCGTCGCCAGCTCTGGGGTTTTGCACATGAACTCAGCACTTTCGACGCCGACGACGGTTTTTTTGTGTGGCCACGGCAGCTCCGACCGGCGCTCCTGTCTTGCCTTTGGTGAGCTGGTCGAGCGCTTCCGGCGCTACTCCAATTTTCGGATCGTCTCGGGGACGCTCGAATTTTCGGAGCGGCTGCTCGATGAGCAAATTGCCCTGCAGGTTGCGCCGGGTCACCGGTTTGTGCTGTTGCCGCTGTTTTTGGCCCCGGGGATGCACGTCGAGGAGGATCTGGCCGAAGCGCTCCGCCGTGCGCGCCGCGCCCATCCGCAGGTGAACTTTCTGCGCACCCCTTCGCTGGGCGAGCACGAATCGATGGAGGCGATCTTGAGCGAGCGGGTCCGCCGCCTGGCCGGACGCACCGACGAGCACACCGCCGTGGTGATCCTTGCCCACGGCAGCCGCCGCGAGGAGGCCAACCGTCTGGTGCAGGACATCGCCGACGGCGTCTGGGAGAACCTGGGCGGCCCCCTGGTGACCGCCGCCTTCTGGAAAGTGCAGCCCGATTTGCGCCACACGCTGCGCGAACTGGTGCACCCTTCGATCCGGCGGGTGTTGATATTGCCCTATTTTTTGTTTGAAGGCGGTATGACCGACCGCATCACCTGGGAAGTCGAACGACTCGCAAACGAATTTCCCAAATTTGACCTGCAACTGGATACAGTGTTGGGACCGGATAATCACCTGCTGCCGCTGATGCAGGATCTGGTGGAAAAGACGCTGGAGTCCGCTTTTGCCGTTGCCTAGAGGAAAAGTCTACCTGGTGGGGGCCGGACCGGGGGATCCTGGACTTTTGACCGTGCGCGGCAAGACCCTCATTGAGCATTGCGACGCGATTGTGTACGACGCGCTGGTCAGCCCTGAAATTCTGGCGCTCATCCCGGCGCATACCGAGCGCCTCTACGCGGGAAAGCGCTCCGGGCGTCACTCGCTGACGCAAGACGAGATCACCGAGCAGCTCATCGCCCTGGTGGAGCGGCACGCGAGCGTGGTCCGCCTCAAAGGCGGCGATCCGTTCATCTTTGGTCGGGGGGGCGAGGAAGTCGCCGCCCTGCGCGCCGCCGGTGTCGCAGTCGAAGTGGTCCCCGGCATCACCGCCGGCATCGCCGCTGCGGCCTGCGCGGGCATTCCCCTCACCCACCGCGACATGAGCGCCTCGGTGGCCTTTGTCACCGGCCACGAGGCCGTCGAGACCTACCGTCCGGAGATTCGCTGGGGGGAGTTGGCCCGGGGGGCTGAGACGCTGGTGATCTATATGGGCGTGCTGCAGATTGAATCGATCGTCGAGCGGCTGCTGGCGGCGGGACGCGCCCCCGAGACGCCCGTGGCGCTGATTCGCTGGGGAACGACGCCCCGCCAGCAGGTGCTCACCGGTATTCTCGATACGATCGCCCAGCGGGTGCGCGAAGCCGATTTCGAGCCTCCGGCGGTGATAGTCGTGGGCGAGGTGGCCAGGTTGGCTTACTCGGATTGATCGAAGATCACTTTGGCGTAGATGAGCCGCAGGGGTATATCCAGGGCAATTGCAGCCAGATGAATGACTTCGGCGGCTTCGAAC
Protein-coding sequences here:
- the cobA gene encoding uroporphyrinogen-III C-methyltransferase gives rise to the protein MPLPRGKVYLVGAGPGDPGLLTVRGKTLIEHCDAIVYDALVSPEILALIPAHTERLYAGKRSGRHSLTQDEITEQLIALVERHASVVRLKGGDPFIFGRGGEEVAALRAAGVAVEVVPGITAGIAAAACAGIPLTHRDMSASVAFVTGHEAVETYRPEIRWGELARGAETLVIYMGVLQIESIVERLLAAGRAPETPVALIRWGTTPRQQVLTGILDTIAQRVREADFEPPAVIVVGEVARLAYSD
- a CDS encoding sirohydrochlorin chelatase, whose translation is MNSALSTPTTVFLCGHGSSDRRSCLAFGELVERFRRYSNFRIVSGTLEFSERLLDEQIALQVAPGHRFVLLPLFLAPGMHVEEDLAEALRRARRAHPQVNFLRTPSLGEHESMEAILSERVRRLAGRTDEHTAVVILAHGSRREEANRLVQDIADGVWENLGGPLVTAAFWKVQPDLRHTLRELVHPSIRRVLILPYFLFEGGMTDRITWEVERLANEFPKFDLQLDTVLGPDNHLLPLMQDLVEKTLESAFAVA